GCAGCAGTTAACACAAGCCAAGCAAGCTTTGCAGTTTGCATTATATGATGATGCAATAAATGATTTATCCGCTATTTTAGCAAAAGCGCCTGAGCACATTGAAGCTCGTAATTTATTAGCTGCAACGTATTTTCAGCAGCAAGATGTGCTTATGGCTCAGCAGTTATTAGTGGCGGGGATTAAAATAAAACCAGAGGTTGTTCAGTGGCGGGTGATGCTCAGTAAAATTTTAATTATGCAGCAAGAGTACGAAGGGGTGCTTGCATTACTGGTTAATGAGTTAGAGCCACATGCTAATTTAGAGTTTTGGGTGTTAAAAGGCACAGCAGCACAAAATGCGCAGCAACATCAAGTAGCGTTAAATAGCTTTACCCAGCTTACGCAAATTCAGCCTCAGCAGGCTAAGTGGTGGCTTGCGTTGGCTACTTCTAAAGATGCGCTAGGGGAGTTTATTGATGCAAAACACCTTTATAAAGTTGCGCTTGATTTAGGTGGCTTAAATGCAGCAATGACTCAACATGCATTGCAGCGTTTAGTTGCGCTAAAGGAGGCAGCATGAGACCTAGTTTAAAAATGCGCTTAGGCGACTTGCTTGTTCACGAGCAAATGATTTCTGAAGCACAACTAAGCGAAGCGCTTAATGTTCAGGCTGCCTCAGGGCGTAAACTCGGCGCCACTTTAATTGCGCTTAATTTTATCAGTGAGCCGCAATTATTAAGATTTTTAGCACAGCAATTACAAATTCCGTTTTTAGATATTTCACAGCGTAAAATATCATCAGAAGTATCTAAATTACTCTCAGAGGTATACGCCAGGCGCTACAGAGCGCTTGTAATAGAAGACAATGGTGACTCTGTTTTAGTGGGGATGAGTGACCCCGCAGATTTAAGAGCGCTTGATCAATTAGCGCCCATGCTAGCGCCAAAACGCTTAGAGTTAGCCGTTGTGCAAGAAAGCCAGCTTATGGCTGCCTTTGATAATGTGTATCGACGCACCGAAGATATTACCAACTTTGCCGAAAAGCTACATGAAGAGTATGAGGATGTTGAAGAGTTTGACCTTAACTCTTTAGCTGACGAAACCTCTGATGCAACGGTTGTTAAGCTACTACAATCTATTTTTGAAGATGCCGTACAAGTTCGTGCGTCAGATATTCATATAGAGCCTGATGAAAGGCTACTGCGTATTCGCCAGCGAGTAGATGGTGTATTACAAGAGCACACGTTAAACCAAGTTAAAATTGCCTCTGCGTTAGTGCTCAGGCTTAAATTAATGTCAGGTTTAGACATATCAGAAAAACGTTTACCGCAAGATGGCCGCTTCAATATAAAAGTTCATACTCATAGTATTGATGTGCGTTTATCAACCATGCCAGTGCAATATGGTGAGTCGGTTGTTATGCGACTACTTGACCAGTCAGCTGGGCTTTTATCACTAGATGAAACCGGTATGCCGGTACATATTTTAAAGCGCTTGCGCAGCATTATAAAGCGCCCACATGGCATGGTACTAGTAACAGGCCCTACCGGCTCAGGTAAAACCACCACGTTATACGGCGCTTTAAGTGAGCTTAATCAACAAGAAAGCAAAATTATTACCGTAGAGGATCCTGTTGAATACCGCATTGGCCGTGTAAATCAGGTGCAAATAAACAACAAAATAGGCTTAAGTTTTGCCAGTGTTTTACGCACCACCCTAAGACAAGACCCCGATATTATTATGGTGGGGGAAATGCGTGACCAAGAAACCGTAGATATAGGTTTGAGGGCTGCATTAACAGGTCATTTGGTGCTTTCTACTTTGCATACCAATGATGCGATATCAAGTGCTATGCGCTTAATTGATATGGGAGCGCCGGCTTACCTCGTTGCGAGTTCATTACGCGCCATTATTGCTCAGCGCCTCGTAAGGCGAATTTGTCCAGAATGTAAAATCCCGTACCACCCTGATAAACAAGAGCAAAGCTGGCTCACTTATTTAGGTGAAAACCTAAGCAATACACAATTTTGGCGAGGACAAGGCTGTACCGCTTGTAATCATAGTGGTTACAAAGGCCGAGTAGGTATTTTTGAACTACTAGAAATGAACGATGCCATGATGGACGCACTGCGTAATAACGATACTCAGCAGTTTGCTGAAGCTGCCAAAAATAGCGCTAATTTTGCTCCGCTTTCATTTATGGCTTTAACTTACGCAAAGCAAGGGGTTACGTCGTTAGATGAGGTATTTAAAGTGGCTGAATATGTCCCCGAAATAGTAGGTGATGACGATGCAGCTATATAGTTATAAGGCTAAAGATGCCAAAGGTGCCTTGGTAAAAGGTCGCGTTGAAGCTAATAACCAAGCGGGCGTGGCCGACAGCTTACTAAAACGACAATACATACCTATTTCTATTTCGTTAGTTGAAACAAAAAATAATATTAAATTATTTGATAACTTGTTTAATGAAAAAATTAGCCTTGATGACATGATCATGTTTTCACGGCAAATGTACTCATTACTCAAGGCGGGTATTCCTATTATTAGAGCCATGGTTGGGCTGGCCGATACAACTCAAAATAAAGAGTTTAAAAGTGTTCTTCTTGAGGTTACACGTCAATTAGAGCAAGGCCGTGAGCTCTCTAGTGCGTTAGCTATACACAATAAAATATTTAGTCGCTTAACTATTTCTATGGTGAAAGTAGGTGAAGGATCGGGGCGCTTAGAAGATGCCTTTTATCAACTGGCCATTTACTTTGAAAAAGAGCAAGAAACCCGTAAACGCATTAAAGCGGCTATGCGTTACCCTACTTTTGTAATTTTAGCGCTATTTGTTGCCATGATCATTTTAAACATTTTTGTGATCCCGACATTTGCCAGCATGTTTGAAAAGTTCGATGCCGAACTCCCCCTAATGACACAAATACTTATAGGTACGAGCAACTTTTTTGTTAACTACTGGTGGTTACTTGCGCTTTTGTGTGTGGGCGGGGTAATTGGTTGGCGACGTTATTTAAATACCAGCGCTGGGCGCTTTAAATGGGATCAACATAAGTTAAAAATTCCATTTGTGGGTGATATTTTAAAGCGCACCTTACTTGGCCGCTATAGCCAAAGCTTAGCCATGGTATTGCGCTCGGGTGTGCCGATGACGACAGGGCTCTCATTAACGGCGCACGCTGTAGATAATAGCTACATGGAAAAAGCCATTATTACTATGCGTCAAGATATAGAAAAAGGCGACAGCTTATTGCGGGCTTCTAGAAGCAGTGAGTTATTTTCGCAGCTTGTTTTGCAAATGGTGGCAGTAGGTGAAGAAACGGGCCGTGTTGATGAATTATTACAAGAGGCTGCTGATTTTTATGAGCGAGAAGTTGATTACGACTTACGTAGTTTAACAGCAAAAATAGAGCCTATTTTAACGGTATTTGTTGCCATTATGGTGCTTATTTTAGCGCTAGGTATATTTATGCCAATGTGGAACATGATGTCGGCAATTAAAGGGTAACTAACGTGGGTAGCCTACGAGCGCGCTCAGCAGGTTTTTCGTTATTTGAACTCGTTTTAGTGGTGGCTTTACTGGCAGTTATTATGGTTTTTGCTATACCTCAATACATAGGGATTAAAAATCAAGCACATAGTGCCAGTGTAGATGTAGTTGCTGGTGGTTTTGCCTCAGCGCTTTCAATGGTACGCGGGCAGTGGGAGCTAGAGGGGCGACCTAAAGGCGCTAATTATACAACGCATATTAATTACGGAGGTGTCATTGTTGGCGTTGATGGGGAGAGAGGCACACCAACAAGTGATAAAACAATAAAAGTAGACACGCGCGCGAGTGCAATGAATGCAAAGCAGTGCCAGCAAGTATTAAATGTAATTTTACAAGACGCGCCTTCAAGCACGTTAAGTAATGAGATTTCAACAATAACGAAGGTGAGCTTTTTAGTACGTTACAACGCAAAAAAATCGCAATGTATCTATTATTTAACTCATCACTTAAATACTGAAAACATACCTATTGATGGCGCTGTAATGGCTAAACAAGTAGGTTTTTCGTACTTTCCTATAACGGGCAAAGTGCATACTTTTAAAAACTAAGTAATTAGAAAGAGGCTTACTTATGAAAACGCAGTCAATAAATAAACCAATCAACATGCAAGCGGGTTTTACGCTCGTTGAACTTATCATTGTAATCGTGATTTTAGGGATTTTAGCAGTAACCGCCGCCCCTCGGTTTTTAAACCTACAAGGTGATGCGAATGCTTCCACACTTGAAGGCTTACAAGGCTCAATTCGAAGCGGTATGAACATTGTCAATGGTAAGTCTATTATCGCAAGCAACCATAAAAAAGCGACTGCAACGGTGACTGTTGATACTGGCGATGCAGTAGCTACTGTTTATGGCTACCCTGCGGCGACAGAAGCAGCCTTTGAGGCTTTTTTAGATGTTGACTTTGCGGATGGTAGCGCTGATGCAGATGGCACTGCTGACACTGTTGACTCAAAAGACTTTAATATAGATGCAACCACCACAGCGGGTACCGCTGTTATCTATCCAAATAGTTATGTAGCTGGAGATAACTGCCGTATTGAATATACACAAGCTGCAGATGCAAACGATGGAACTCCACCTGTGTCTGTTACACCTCCAACTGTTACGCTTATTACTAGCGGGTGTTAATTTATATAAATGAATAGCAGTAGTAATCAACGATTGCGTGGCTTCACTCTTGTTGAATTAATTATTACCTTAGTTATTTTGGGCATACTGTCGGTAACGGCAGTGCCCAAATTTCTGGGCAGTTCAACAGAAGATGCATACGCGTATCGAGATAGGCTATTAAATGCTCTGCGCACAGTGCAATTACGCGCTATGCAAAACACCGCAACAACCAGCTGCCACACCCTGTATATATCAACA
The sequence above is drawn from the Pseudoalteromonas espejiana DSM 9414 genome and encodes:
- a CDS encoding agglutinin biogenesis protein MshB, with product MGSLRARSAGFSLFELVLVVALLAVIMVFAIPQYIGIKNQAHSASVDVVAGGFASALSMVRGQWELEGRPKGANYTTHINYGGVIVGVDGERGTPTSDKTIKVDTRASAMNAKQCQQVLNVILQDAPSSTLSNEISTITKVSFLVRYNAKKSQCIYYLTHHLNTENIPIDGAVMAKQVGFSYFPITGKVHTFKN
- a CDS encoding type II secretion system F family protein, which translates into the protein MQLYSYKAKDAKGALVKGRVEANNQAGVADSLLKRQYIPISISLVETKNNIKLFDNLFNEKISLDDMIMFSRQMYSLLKAGIPIIRAMVGLADTTQNKEFKSVLLEVTRQLEQGRELSSALAIHNKIFSRLTISMVKVGEGSGRLEDAFYQLAIYFEKEQETRKRIKAAMRYPTFVILALFVAMIILNIFVIPTFASMFEKFDAELPLMTQILIGTSNFFVNYWWLLALLCVGGVIGWRRYLNTSAGRFKWDQHKLKIPFVGDILKRTLLGRYSQSLAMVLRSGVPMTTGLSLTAHAVDNSYMEKAIITMRQDIEKGDSLLRASRSSELFSQLVLQMVAVGEETGRVDELLQEAADFYEREVDYDLRSLTAKIEPILTVFVAIMVLILALGIFMPMWNMMSAIKG
- a CDS encoding prepilin-type N-terminal cleavage/methylation domain-containing protein, whose translation is MKTQSINKPINMQAGFTLVELIIVIVILGILAVTAAPRFLNLQGDANASTLEGLQGSIRSGMNIVNGKSIIASNHKKATATVTVDTGDAVATVYGYPAATEAAFEAFLDVDFADGSADADGTADTVDSKDFNIDATTTAGTAVIYPNSYVAGDNCRIEYTQAADANDGTPPVSVTPPTVTLITSGC
- a CDS encoding GspE/PulE family protein; translation: MRPSLKMRLGDLLVHEQMISEAQLSEALNVQAASGRKLGATLIALNFISEPQLLRFLAQQLQIPFLDISQRKISSEVSKLLSEVYARRYRALVIEDNGDSVLVGMSDPADLRALDQLAPMLAPKRLELAVVQESQLMAAFDNVYRRTEDITNFAEKLHEEYEDVEEFDLNSLADETSDATVVKLLQSIFEDAVQVRASDIHIEPDERLLRIRQRVDGVLQEHTLNQVKIASALVLRLKLMSGLDISEKRLPQDGRFNIKVHTHSIDVRLSTMPVQYGESVVMRLLDQSAGLLSLDETGMPVHILKRLRSIIKRPHGMVLVTGPTGSGKTTTLYGALSELNQQESKIITVEDPVEYRIGRVNQVQINNKIGLSFASVLRTTLRQDPDIIMVGEMRDQETVDIGLRAALTGHLVLSTLHTNDAISSAMRLIDMGAPAYLVASSLRAIIAQRLVRRICPECKIPYHPDKQEQSWLTYLGENLSNTQFWRGQGCTACNHSGYKGRVGIFELLEMNDAMMDALRNNDTQQFAEAAKNSANFAPLSFMALTYAKQGVTSLDEVFKVAEYVPEIVGDDDAAI